In the Theobroma cacao cultivar B97-61/B2 chromosome 1, Criollo_cocoa_genome_V2, whole genome shotgun sequence genome, one interval contains:
- the LOC18610697 gene encoding bifunctional nuclease 2 isoform X1 — translation MMLAAQLCVRTVSAFWIFYHQSNAASSSSSSLRSSSCRSSIRLHFTTKRRRSFEPILVSCHSARGSFGSQSSEGDDQDHQFLEASLLISETILHYRMLRQGFQEDIKWKSSRRQLPTSKAMITSIGQAFLSRYPSPTIFLKISCDGDFLLPIVVGEFAIEKLIAAFWGDDDGDCPDQFQLVKNVVENLGYEVKMVRITERVVNTYFAKLYFGKPGENGVISVDARPSDAINVANRCKAPIYVNKQIVLADAIRMGYGMGRVRDTKATYDVLLDSAADGPDLLTEELDLVRNMDLAVKEERYHDAAMLRDKLMKLRNSSHSQ, via the exons ATGATGCTCGCTGCTCAACTTTGTGTCCGTACGGTCTCCGCTTTCTGGATTTTCTACCATCAATCAAAtgctgcttcttcttcttcttcctcgcTCCGATCCTCGTCCTGTCGCTCCTCAATCCGTTTACATTTCACGACGAAACGACGTCGTTCTTTTGAACCGATCCTCGTTTCTTGCCACTCCGCCCGAGGTAGCTTCGGTTCCCAATCTAGCGAAGGCGACGATCAAGACCACCAGTTTCTTGAAGCCTCTCTTCTCATCTCAG AAACTATTTTGCACTACCGGATGCTGAGGCAAGGATTCCAAGAAGACATAAAATGGAAGTCGTCTAGGAGACAGCTTCCGACATCGAAGGCTATGATTACTTCAATCGGACAAGCCTTTCTCAGTCGCTATCCCAGTCCCACCATTTTTCTCAAGATTTCTTGTGATGGAGACTTCTTGCTACCCATTGTTGTAG GGGAGTTTGCTATTGAAAAACTTATAGCTGCCTTTTGGGGAGATGATGATGGG GATTGTCCAGATCAGTTCCAGCTTGTTAAAAATGTGGTGGAGAATCTTGGATATGAA GTTAAAATGGTGAGAATCACAGAAAGAGTTGTCAATACTTACTTTGCAAAATTGTATTTTGGCAAG CCAGGGGAAAATGGTGTCATAAGTGTGGATGCACGACCCTCAGATGCCATAAATGTGGCTAACAGATGCAAG GCTCcaatatatgtaaataaacaaattgtCTTGGCAGATGCTATTAGGATGGGCTATGGGATGGGCAGAGTACGTGATACAAAGGCTACTTATGATGTATTACTTGACAG TGCTGCAGATGGTCCAGATTTACTAACAGAAGAATTGGATTTGGTGAGGAATATGGATTTAGCTGTCAAAGAAGAAAGGTACCATGATGCAG CAATGTTGAGAGACAAACTAATGAAGCTTCGCAACTCAAGTCATAGCCAGTAA
- the LOC18610697 gene encoding bifunctional nuclease 2 isoform X2, which produces MMLAAQLCVRTVSAFWIFYHQSNAASSSSSSLRSSSCRSSIRLHFTTKRRRSFEPILVSCHSARGSFGSQSSEGDDQDHQFLEASLLISETILHYRMLRQGFQEDIKWKSSRRQLPTSKAMITSIGQAFLSRYPSPTIFLKISCDGDFLLPIVVGEFAIEKLIAAFWGDDDGDCPDQFQLVKNVVENLGYEVKMVRITERVVNTYFAKLYFGKPGENGVISVDARPSDAINVANRCKVCTGNYHKANLGNMKGKLLAF; this is translated from the exons ATGATGCTCGCTGCTCAACTTTGTGTCCGTACGGTCTCCGCTTTCTGGATTTTCTACCATCAATCAAAtgctgcttcttcttcttcttcctcgcTCCGATCCTCGTCCTGTCGCTCCTCAATCCGTTTACATTTCACGACGAAACGACGTCGTTCTTTTGAACCGATCCTCGTTTCTTGCCACTCCGCCCGAGGTAGCTTCGGTTCCCAATCTAGCGAAGGCGACGATCAAGACCACCAGTTTCTTGAAGCCTCTCTTCTCATCTCAG AAACTATTTTGCACTACCGGATGCTGAGGCAAGGATTCCAAGAAGACATAAAATGGAAGTCGTCTAGGAGACAGCTTCCGACATCGAAGGCTATGATTACTTCAATCGGACAAGCCTTTCTCAGTCGCTATCCCAGTCCCACCATTTTTCTCAAGATTTCTTGTGATGGAGACTTCTTGCTACCCATTGTTGTAG GGGAGTTTGCTATTGAAAAACTTATAGCTGCCTTTTGGGGAGATGATGATGGG GATTGTCCAGATCAGTTCCAGCTTGTTAAAAATGTGGTGGAGAATCTTGGATATGAA GTTAAAATGGTGAGAATCACAGAAAGAGTTGTCAATACTTACTTTGCAAAATTGTATTTTGGCAAG CCAGGGGAAAATGGTGTCATAAGTGTGGATGCACGACCCTCAGATGCCATAAATGTGGCTAACAGATGCAAGGTGTGTACCGGAAATTATCATAAAGCAAATTTGGGCAATATGAAAGGGAAATTGCTAGCTTTCTAG
- the LOC18610696 gene encoding ammonium transporter 3 member 2, with product MSLQVDYRIYSLPKGLAPDQGSPAWLSKGDNAWQLTATTFVGLQSVPGLVILYGSMVKKKWAVNSAFMALYAFAVALLCWVLWAHRMSFGNYNSPLVGKPMNSLQDGFLLGQMDASHHLPMADYVFYEFAFAAITVILLAGSLLGRMNFYAWMMFVPLWLTLSYSVGAFTIWGSGFFQRKIIDYAGGYVIHLSSGVAGFTAAYWVGPRHSHDRQHFPPNNIIQTLGGAGFLWLGWTGFNGGSPFGAGLITSLAIINTHICTATSLLVWLAIDMIVYKKSSVIGAVQGMITGLVCITPGAGLVDPWAAVLMGMMSGSIPWYTMMVLHRKSAFFQSVDDTLGVFHTHAVAGLLGGLLSGLFARPSLLNLMYPSENYGPGLLHSEGQFHRGLRQMGYQILGAMFITAWNAAVTSFICLFISRIVNLRMDEEDLEVGDDAVHGEEAYALWGDGETMPKPRRLRIPPICRRLVSTPS from the exons ATGAGCCTGCAGGTCGATTATCGGATATATTCTCTCCCGAAAGGGCTTGCTCCTGATCAAGGATCGCCTGCATGGCTCAGCAAAGGAGACAATGCATGGCAGCTAACAGCAACGACCTTCGTCGGTCTGCAAAGCGTTCCAGGGCTTGTCATCCTCTACGGAAGCATGGTCAAGAAGAAATGGGCTGTGAATTCAGCTTTCATGGCCCTCTACGCTTTTGCCGTGGCTCTACTTTGCTGGGTTTTGTGGGCTCATCGGATGTCTTTTGGAAACTATAATAGCCCACTGGTGGGAAAGCCCATGAATTCGCTGCAAGACGGGTTTCTTCTCGGACAAATGGATGCTTCTCATCATTTGCCAATGGCTGACTACGTATTCTACGAATTCGCTTTTGCTGCCATTACTGTGATTTTGCTGGCTGGATCATTACTTGGGAGGATGAATTTCTATGcttggatgatgtttgttcCCTTGTGGTTGACGTTATCTTATTCCGTTGGGGCATTCACTATATGGGGATCAGGATTTTTCCAGCGCAAAATTATTGATTATGCAGGTGGTTATGTGATTCATCTTTCATCTGGGGTGGCTGGCTTTACAGCTGCATATTGG GTGGGACCTAGACATTCGCATGACAGGCAGCACTTTCCACCCAACAACATAATTCAAACTTTGGGAGGTGCAGGATTTCTGTGGCTCGGATGGACAGGTTTCAATGGAGGATCTCCATTTGGCGCAGGCCTGATCACATCTCTAGCCATTATAAACACCCATATTTGCACCGCCACCAGCCTCTTGGTCTGGCTTGCTATCGACATGATCGTGTACAAGAAAAGCTCAGTCATCGGTGCAGTACAGGGAATGATTACAGGCCTTGTTTGCATCACTCCTGGTGCAG GGCTCGTGGATCCATGGGCAGCAGTCCTAATGGGGATGATGTCCGGATCAATTCCGTGGTATACAATGATGGTTTTGCACAGAAAATCAGCCTTCTTCCAAAGCGTGGACGATACTTTAGGGGTCTTCCATACGCATGCAGTAGCTGGTCTTTTAGGGGGCCTCCTCTCTGGTCTCTTTGCCAGACCCAGTCTTCTGAACCTGATGTACCCTTCAGAGAATTATGGTCCAGGCTTACTCCACAGCGAGGGACAGTTCCACCGCGGCCTCAGACAAATGGGTTATCAGATTCTAGGAGCAATGTTCATCACTGCATGGAATGCTGCTGTTACGAGCTTCATTTGCCTTTTTATCAGCCGCATTGTTAATTTAAGGATGGATGAAGAGGACCTTGAGGTAGGGGACGATGCAGTGCATGGAGAGGAAGCTTATGCTCTATGGGGAGACGGTGAAACAATGCCAAAACCTCGCCGTCTGCGTATACCTCCTATCTGCCGCCGTCTAGTTTCAACTCCTTCATGA